A region of Bradyrhizobium sp. SZCCHNS1050 DNA encodes the following proteins:
- a CDS encoding magnesium chelatase subunit D, producing the protein MSDGAAIWADAMIAAALAAIDPSASVLLRAGAGPVREQWLELLHELMPPSTPLRKLPPSISDDRLLGGLDLAATLQAGRPVLQRGLLADADGGGLIAVMAERMSRSTVTHLCVAVDTGAISIERDGMSLRAPARLGLIALDEGIGDERVSPALADRLACHLDLSKVARVDLGESLFKSSDIAAARARLPQVRSSDDAIAALTMTACALGIDSLRAPLLACRVARIAAALDGEVEVAEAHIACAARLVLAPRATRLPAADDETENSEAPEPENESAESEDDDRSEDGSLEDRVVEAAQAAIPVDLLKRLQEERATRVRSSSVSKQGTAQKVPKRGRPIGARRGEWRAGARLNVLETLRAAAPWQPLRRRTQHSGKSGRLIVHKDDIRITRFKQRSGTTTIFVVDASGSSALQRLAEVKGAVELLLAECYIRRDEVALIAFRVRGAELLLPPTRSLTRAKRSLAALPGGGGTPLSAAIFAATELALAVKAKGQTPTIVLMTDGRANVARDGGGRSEAEAEALVAARQLALTGIPVVLVDSSPRPQDKAAQLAGAMQARYVALPHADAVRLSQAVMAQAGRG; encoded by the coding sequence GTGAGCGATGGCGCCGCGATCTGGGCCGATGCGATGATCGCGGCCGCTCTGGCCGCGATCGACCCGTCCGCGTCGGTGCTGCTGCGTGCGGGCGCAGGTCCGGTGCGCGAGCAGTGGCTGGAGCTGTTGCACGAGCTGATGCCGCCGTCGACACCCTTGCGCAAGCTGCCGCCGTCGATCTCGGACGATCGCCTGCTTGGCGGCCTCGATCTCGCCGCGACGTTGCAGGCGGGGCGGCCGGTGCTGCAACGTGGGCTGCTCGCCGATGCCGATGGCGGCGGGCTGATCGCCGTGATGGCCGAGCGCATGTCGCGGTCGACGGTCACACATCTCTGTGTTGCCGTCGACACCGGGGCTATCAGCATCGAGCGCGATGGCATGTCGCTGCGCGCACCGGCTCGGCTCGGACTGATTGCGCTCGACGAGGGCATCGGTGATGAGCGCGTGTCGCCTGCCTTGGCCGACCGCCTGGCCTGCCATCTCGATCTCAGCAAAGTTGCGCGCGTCGATCTCGGCGAGAGCCTGTTCAAATCGTCGGACATCGCAGCAGCGCGTGCGCGGCTGCCGCAGGTCCGTTCGTCGGACGACGCGATCGCGGCGCTGACGATGACGGCCTGCGCGCTCGGCATCGACTCGCTGCGCGCGCCGCTGCTCGCCTGTCGCGTCGCGCGCATCGCAGCGGCCCTTGATGGTGAGGTCGAAGTCGCCGAAGCGCACATCGCCTGCGCCGCGCGGCTGGTGCTGGCGCCGCGCGCCACCCGGCTGCCCGCAGCGGATGACGAGACTGAGAACAGCGAGGCGCCGGAGCCCGAGAATGAGTCGGCCGAGAGTGAGGACGACGACCGCAGCGAGGACGGTTCGCTCGAGGATCGCGTGGTCGAAGCGGCGCAGGCGGCCATTCCAGTCGACCTGCTGAAGCGGCTGCAAGAGGAACGCGCGACCCGCGTCCGCAGCAGCAGCGTCAGCAAGCAGGGCACCGCTCAGAAGGTGCCGAAGCGCGGCCGTCCGATTGGCGCGCGTCGTGGTGAATGGCGCGCCGGCGCGCGGCTCAATGTGCTCGAGACCTTGCGCGCGGCAGCGCCGTGGCAGCCGCTGCGGCGGCGGACGCAACATTCCGGCAAGAGTGGCCGGCTGATCGTGCACAAGGACGACATTCGGATCACCCGCTTCAAGCAGCGCTCGGGCACCACGACCATCTTCGTCGTCGATGCTTCCGGCTCCTCGGCCTTGCAGCGGCTTGCGGAAGTGAAGGGCGCCGTCGAGCTGCTGCTGGCCGAATGCTACATTCGCCGCGACGAGGTCGCGCTGATCGCGTTCCGCGTCAGGGGCGCCGAGCTGCTGCTGCCGCCGACGCGCTCGCTGACGCGCGCCAAGCGCAGCCTCGCGGCGCTGCCCGGCGGCGGCGGCACGCCGCTGTCGGCGGCGATCTTCGCCGCAACCGAGCTCGCGCTCGCCGTGAAGGCCAAGGGCCAGACGCCGACGATCGTTTTGATGACCGACGGCCGGGCGAATGTCGCGCGCGATGGCGGCGGCCGCAGCGAGGCCGAGGCGGAGGCGCTGGTGGCCGCACGGCAGCTCGCGTTGACCGGCATTCCGGTCGTGCTGGTCGATTCCTCGCCGCGCCCGCAGGACAAGGCCGCGCAGCTCGCCGGTGCGATGCAGGCGCGTTACGTCGCGCTGCCTCATGCCGATGCCGTACGGTTGTCGCAGGCCGTTATGGCGCAAGCCGGCCGCGGCTGA
- the bchO gene encoding alpha/beta fold hydrolase BchO, producing the protein MSDKPNWSVDGSDWPNRAASRFVEAAGLRWHVQIMGEGPVALLAHGTGAATHSWRDLAPLLARHFTVVAPDLSGHGFTSTPHGRRLSLDGMSRDLAGLCEKLAIAPEIAIGHSAGAAILTRMTLDNLIRPKLIVSLNGAYLPFGGAAAQFLSPLAKMMALNPLVPRLFAWRGRDPAAVHRLLKGTGSTIDATGERLYRRLVGSPGHVGAALEMMANWDLHPLGRELPRLKTALLLVAAANDRAIPPDVARRVQRLVPQAQLELIHGLGHLAHEEQPARIVGLIVNAAERAGVLAAQQEASS; encoded by the coding sequence ATGAGCGACAAGCCGAACTGGAGCGTCGACGGCAGCGACTGGCCCAACCGCGCAGCCAGCCGCTTCGTCGAGGCCGCGGGCCTGCGCTGGCATGTTCAGATCATGGGCGAGGGGCCCGTTGCGCTGCTCGCCCATGGCACGGGAGCCGCGACCCATTCCTGGCGCGATCTCGCGCCGCTGCTCGCCAGGCACTTCACCGTCGTCGCGCCGGATCTCTCCGGCCACGGCTTCACCTCCACGCCGCATGGGCGGCGGCTGTCGCTCGACGGCATGTCGCGCGATCTCGCTGGCCTCTGCGAGAAGCTTGCGATCGCGCCTGAAATCGCGATCGGCCATTCCGCGGGCGCGGCGATCCTGACGCGCATGACGCTCGACAATCTCATCAGGCCGAAGCTGATCGTCAGCCTCAATGGCGCCTATCTGCCGTTCGGCGGCGCGGCCGCGCAGTTCCTGTCGCCGCTCGCCAAGATGATGGCGCTCAATCCGCTGGTGCCGCGGCTGTTCGCCTGGCGGGGCCGCGATCCGGCGGCGGTGCATCGGCTGCTGAAGGGCACTGGCTCGACGATCGACGCGACAGGCGAGCGGCTGTATCGGCGGCTGGTCGGCAGCCCCGGCCATGTCGGCGCCGCGCTCGAGATGATGGCGAACTGGGACCTGCATCCGCTTGGGCGCGAGCTGCCGCGGTTGAAGACCGCGCTGCTTCTGGTCGCGGCCGCGAATGACCGCGCCATCCCGCCAGACGTCGCGCGTCGCGTCCAGCGATTGGTGCCCCAGGCGCAGCTCGAACTCATTCATGGCCTTGGTCATTTGGCCCATGAGGAGCAGCCGGCCAGGATCGTGGGCCTGATCGTCAACGCCGCCGAGCGCGCGGGCGTCCTTGCAGCGCAGCAGGAAGCGTCCAGTTAA
- the bchI gene encoding magnesium chelatase ATPase subunit I: protein MGIAFPFSAIVGQDEMKLALMIAAVDPKVGGVLAFGDRGAGKSTAVRALAALLPPMSAVIGCPYQCDPADVAAQCAACRARSKPSGKTKKPAALKAHQVPVPVIDLPLGATEDRVVGALDLERALAHGEKSFEPGLLARANRGFLYIDEVNLLEDHLVDLLLDVAASGENVVERDGLSIRHPARIVLVGTGNPEEGELRPQLLDRFGLSVEVKTPNDLPTRIEVVKRRDAFETDPTAFVAHWEKEEAKQRKRILAGREHIGAVKVADRELEQAARLCMALGTDGLRGELTLMRAARAVAALEGAKAVDDRHLKTVAPMALRHRLRRNPLDDSGSSVRVERALDELFAP, encoded by the coding sequence ATGGGAATCGCCTTTCCGTTCTCGGCCATCGTCGGCCAGGACGAGATGAAGCTGGCGCTGATGATCGCTGCCGTTGATCCCAAGGTCGGCGGCGTGCTGGCCTTTGGCGATCGCGGCGCCGGAAAATCAACCGCGGTGCGCGCGCTCGCCGCGCTCTTGCCGCCGATGAGCGCCGTGATCGGCTGTCCCTATCAATGCGATCCGGCCGACGTCGCCGCGCAATGCGCCGCGTGTCGCGCGCGCTCCAAGCCAAGCGGCAAGACAAAGAAGCCGGCGGCGTTGAAGGCGCACCAGGTGCCGGTTCCGGTCATCGACCTGCCGCTCGGCGCCACCGAGGACCGCGTCGTCGGCGCGCTCGATCTCGAGCGTGCGCTGGCTCATGGCGAGAAATCATTCGAGCCGGGGCTGCTCGCTCGCGCCAATCGCGGCTTTCTCTATATCGACGAGGTCAATCTGCTGGAGGATCATCTCGTCGATCTCCTGCTCGACGTCGCCGCGTCAGGCGAGAACGTGGTCGAGCGCGACGGTCTCAGCATCCGCCATCCCGCCCGCATCGTGCTGGTCGGCACCGGCAATCCGGAGGAGGGCGAGTTGCGGCCGCAATTGCTCGATCGCTTTGGCCTATCCGTCGAGGTCAAGACGCCCAATGATCTGCCGACGCGCATCGAGGTGGTCAAGCGGCGCGATGCCTTCGAGACCGATCCCACCGCCTTCGTTGCACATTGGGAGAAGGAGGAGGCGAAGCAGCGCAAGCGTATCCTCGCGGGCCGTGAGCACATCGGAGCGGTCAAGGTCGCCGATCGTGAGCTCGAGCAGGCCGCACGCCTCTGCATGGCGCTCGGCACCGATGGCCTGCGTGGCGAACTCACCTTGATGCGGGCGGCGCGCGCGGTAGCGGCGCTGGAGGGCGCAAAGGCGGTCGATGACCGCCATCTGAAGACGGTCGCGCCGATGGCGTTGCGGCACCGTCTCAGGCGCAATCCGCTCGACGATTCCGGCTCGTCGGTGCGGGTCGAGCGCGCGCTCGACGAGCTGTTCGCGCCGTGA
- the crtD gene encoding 1-hydroxycarotenoid 3,4-desaturase CrtD, producing MADPRLIVVGAGIAGLAAALTLAARGAEATVLERAPAPGGKMRQIAIGPVSIDSGPTVFTMRWVFDELFAEIGTALDDHLTLTPLDVLARHAWTDRRTLDLFADEEQSADAIGHFAGRSEAEGYRAFCRDARRIFEVLRDPFIRTPAPSMTHLLRTAGFRDLTAIRPFQTLWKALGGYFRDARLQQLFGRYATYCGSSPFHAPATLMLVAHVEQSGVWLIDGGMHELAACLAALARRRGVTIRYDAEVAGIATNAGRAAGVRLANGEQIAADAVIATADVAALAQGLFGPEAARALPAIPESARSLSAMTWSCMARADGFPLLRHNVFFSRDSRAEFEQLIDRRTMPQEPTVYVCAQARDGQPRKAGTSEPLFVLINAPATGDHHSFAPSEISQCARQTFDLLQRCGLSIATTPELTRVTTPTDFNRMFPGTGGALYGRSSHGWMASFQRPGAPTKLPGLYVAGGSAHPGPGVPMAALSGRMAAARAIADLASTALSRSTAMRGGMSTR from the coding sequence ATGGCCGATCCCCGCCTGATCGTGGTCGGCGCCGGCATCGCCGGGCTGGCCGCTGCGCTCACGCTCGCCGCGCGCGGCGCCGAGGCGACGGTGCTGGAGCGCGCGCCCGCGCCCGGCGGCAAGATGCGCCAGATCGCGATCGGACCTGTCAGCATCGACTCCGGTCCCACCGTGTTCACGATGCGCTGGGTGTTCGACGAGCTATTTGCCGAGATCGGCACCGCACTCGACGATCATCTCACCCTGACGCCGCTCGACGTTCTCGCTCGTCACGCCTGGACCGATCGCCGCACGCTCGATCTGTTCGCCGACGAGGAGCAATCGGCCGACGCCATCGGTCATTTCGCCGGACGCAGCGAGGCCGAGGGCTATCGCGCGTTCTGCCGCGATGCCCGCCGCATCTTCGAGGTCCTGCGCGATCCGTTCATCCGCACGCCGGCGCCGAGCATGACGCATCTCCTGCGCACCGCCGGCTTTCGCGACCTCACCGCGATCCGCCCATTCCAGACGCTGTGGAAGGCGCTCGGCGGCTATTTCCGCGATGCCCGCCTGCAGCAATTGTTCGGCCGCTACGCGACCTATTGCGGCTCGTCGCCGTTCCATGCGCCGGCGACGCTGATGCTGGTCGCCCATGTCGAGCAGTCCGGCGTCTGGCTGATCGACGGCGGCATGCACGAGCTCGCCGCGTGCCTCGCGGCGCTGGCGCGGCGCCGCGGCGTCACCATCCGCTATGACGCCGAGGTCGCGGGCATCGCGACGAACGCCGGCCGCGCTGCGGGCGTGCGGCTCGCCAATGGCGAGCAGATCGCCGCCGACGCCGTCATCGCCACCGCCGATGTCGCGGCATTGGCGCAGGGCCTGTTCGGACCCGAGGCGGCGCGAGCCCTCCCCGCCATCCCGGAATCGGCGCGCTCGCTCTCGGCGATGACCTGGAGCTGCATGGCGCGCGCCGACGGCTTTCCGCTGTTGCGTCACAACGTGTTCTTCTCGCGCGACTCCCGCGCCGAGTTCGAGCAGTTGATCGACCGTCGCACGATGCCGCAGGAGCCGACCGTCTATGTCTGCGCGCAGGCGCGCGACGGCCAGCCGCGCAAGGCTGGGACGAGCGAGCCGCTGTTCGTGCTGATCAACGCCCCCGCCACCGGTGACCATCACAGCTTTGCTCCCTCGGAGATCAGCCAATGTGCCCGCCAGACCTTCGACCTGTTGCAGCGCTGCGGCCTCAGCATCGCGACGACGCCGGAATTGACCCGCGTGACGACGCCGACGGACTTCAACCGGATGTTTCCGGGCACGGGGGGCGCGCTGTACGGCCGCAGCTCGCACGGCTGGATGGCATCGTTCCAGCGGCCGGGCGCGCCGACGAAGCTGCCGGGGCTCTACGTGGCGGGGGGCAGCGCGCATCCGGGACCGGGCGTGCCGATGGCGGCGCTGTCGGGCCGGATGGCCGCTGCACGGGCGATCGCGGACCTCGCTTCGACCGCCTTGTCCCGGAGCACGGCTATGCGTGGTGGTATGTCGACGCGCTGA
- a CDS encoding phytoene desaturase, translating to MLDVSTIKATVPAVLGDRPHAVVIGSGFGGLAAAVRLGARGYRVTVYEQLDAPGGRAYVHRQDGFTFDAGPTIVTAPFLFEELWQLCGRKMSDDVTLKPISPFYRIRFDDGTVFDCSGDPAEMRAEVARLAPGDVDGYERFMKASEAIFRKGFEELGDVPFLSFMDMAKIAPAMIKLQSFRSVYGLISHYVRDERLRVILSFHPLLIGGNPFTTTSIYCLIAYLERRWGVHFAMGGTGALVTGLVSLIEGQGGQVRCSAPVAEITTKNGVATGVRLASGETTAADVVVSNGCAAWTYRHLLPSVPRRRWTDARIDRARYSMSLFVWYFGTKRRYDDVQHHTILLGPRYRGLLDDIFRRKVLADDFSLYLHRPSATDPSLAPDGCDAFYVLSPVPHQQSGIDWSATAEPFRQRIEAALSDTLLPDLAGQLVTSRLLTPDDFEHRLSSYRGAAFGLEPVLMQSAWFRPHNKSEEVERLYLVGAGTHPGAGLPGVLSSARVLDDLVPAPHELERR from the coding sequence ATGCTCGACGTCTCCACCATCAAGGCCACTGTCCCGGCTGTGCTCGGAGACCGGCCGCATGCGGTCGTGATCGGCTCCGGCTTCGGCGGCCTCGCCGCAGCGGTCCGGCTCGGTGCGCGCGGTTATCGCGTCACGGTCTACGAGCAACTCGATGCGCCCGGCGGCCGCGCCTATGTGCATCGCCAGGACGGCTTCACCTTCGATGCCGGCCCGACCATCGTCACCGCGCCGTTCCTGTTCGAGGAGCTGTGGCAGCTGTGCGGTCGGAAGATGTCCGACGACGTCACGCTCAAGCCTATCTCCCCATTCTATCGCATCCGCTTCGACGACGGCACCGTGTTCGACTGCTCGGGCGACCCGGCCGAGATGCGCGCCGAGGTGGCGCGCCTGGCACCCGGCGACGTCGATGGCTACGAGCGCTTCATGAAGGCGAGCGAGGCGATCTTCAGAAAGGGTTTTGAGGAGCTTGGCGACGTGCCGTTCCTGTCGTTCATGGACATGGCAAAGATCGCGCCGGCGATGATCAAGCTGCAGAGCTTTCGCTCGGTCTATGGCCTCATCTCGCACTACGTCCGCGACGAGCGGCTGCGCGTGATCTTGAGCTTCCATCCGCTGCTGATCGGCGGCAACCCGTTTACGACCACGTCGATCTATTGCCTGATCGCCTATCTCGAACGGCGCTGGGGCGTGCACTTTGCGATGGGCGGCACCGGCGCGCTGGTGACAGGGCTCGTCAGCCTGATCGAGGGGCAGGGCGGCCAGGTGCGCTGCTCGGCGCCCGTGGCCGAGATCACCACGAAGAACGGTGTTGCGACCGGCGTGCGGCTCGCATCCGGTGAGACGACTGCCGCCGATGTCGTCGTCTCCAACGGCTGCGCGGCCTGGACCTACAGGCATCTGCTGCCGAGCGTGCCGCGCCGGCGCTGGACCGATGCGCGCATCGACCGTGCGCGCTACTCGATGAGCCTGTTCGTCTGGTATTTCGGCACGAAGCGCCGCTATGATGACGTTCAGCATCACACCATCCTGCTCGGCCCGCGCTATCGCGGCCTGCTCGACGACATCTTCCGCCGCAAGGTGCTGGCGGATGATTTCAGCCTCTATCTGCATCGCCCCTCCGCGACCGATCCGTCGCTGGCGCCCGATGGCTGCGATGCTTTCTACGTGCTGTCGCCGGTACCGCATCAGCAGAGCGGCATCGACTGGTCGGCGACGGCCGAGCCGTTCCGCCAGCGGATCGAGGCCGCTCTGAGCGACACGCTGCTGCCGGACCTTGCCGGCCAGCTCGTTACGTCGCGGCTGCTGACGCCGGATGATTTCGAGCATCGCCTGTCGTCCTATCGCGGCGCGGCGTTCGGGCTCGAGCCGGTGCTGATGCAGAGCGCCTGGTTCCGGCCGCACAACAAGAGCGAAGAGGTCGAGCGGCTCTATCTGGTCGGCGCGGGCACCCATCCCGGCGCCGGCCTGCCGGGCGTGCTGTCCTCGGCGCGTGTGCTCGATGATCTCGTGCCCGCGCCGCATGAGCTGGAGCGCCGATGA
- a CDS encoding phytoene/squalene synthase family protein codes for MSWQTDIAICRRMLRGGSKTFFAASKVLPRAVGDAAVALYAFCREADDAIDGPGRRVDAVELLHERLDRIYHGTPDDSPVDRALAGVVAQFTIPRALPEALLEGLAWDAQGRRYETLSDVLAYAVRVAGTVGVMMSLLMNRRESETIGRACDLGIAMQLTNIARDVGEDARAGRLYLPRQWLREAGLDIETWRAAPFFDDRIGRVTARLLAVADVFYARAAAGIADLPWTCRPGIHAARLIYAEIGREVARAEFDSLSRRAFVSMPRKLQLLGKAAVMSLLQEQPSLAPPRPEARILIEAVVAADAQRSHAIAPPRRTVHDRALWVLDLFERLERRDQLLRSGRMS; via the coding sequence ATGAGCTGGCAAACGGACATTGCGATCTGTCGGCGGATGTTGCGGGGCGGATCGAAGACGTTCTTTGCCGCCTCGAAAGTGCTGCCTCGCGCGGTCGGCGATGCCGCCGTCGCGCTCTACGCGTTCTGCCGCGAGGCCGATGATGCGATCGACGGGCCCGGCCGACGCGTCGACGCCGTCGAGCTGCTGCACGAACGGCTCGACCGGATCTATCATGGCACGCCGGACGACAGTCCCGTCGATCGCGCGCTGGCCGGCGTCGTGGCGCAGTTCACGATTCCGCGCGCGCTGCCGGAGGCGCTGCTCGAAGGCCTCGCCTGGGATGCGCAGGGCCGCCGCTATGAGACCCTGAGCGACGTGCTCGCCTATGCCGTGCGCGTCGCCGGCACGGTCGGCGTGATGATGTCGCTGCTGATGAACCGGCGTGAGTCCGAGACGATCGGGCGCGCCTGCGATCTCGGCATCGCCATGCAGCTCACCAACATTGCGCGCGACGTCGGCGAGGACGCCCGCGCCGGCCGGCTCTATCTGCCGCGGCAATGGCTGCGCGAGGCGGGTCTCGATATCGAGACCTGGCGTGCCGCGCCGTTCTTCGACGACCGCATCGGGCGGGTCACCGCGCGACTGCTCGCGGTCGCCGACGTGTTCTATGCCCGCGCTGCTGCGGGCATCGCCGATCTGCCGTGGACCTGCCGGCCCGGCATCCACGCGGCGCGGCTGATCTATGCCGAGATCGGCCGCGAGGTCGCACGTGCCGAATTCGATTCGCTGTCGCGGCGCGCATTCGTCTCGATGCCGCGCAAGCTGCAGCTTCTCGGCAAGGCGGCGGTGATGTCGCTGCTGCAGGAGCAGCCGTCGCTGGCGCCGCCGCGGCCGGAGGCGCGTATTTTGATCGAGGCGGTCGTCGCGGCGGATGCGCAGCGCTCGCACGCGATCGCGCCGCCGCGCCGGACTGTTCACGATCGCGCGCTGTGGGTGCTCGACCTGTTCGAGCGCCTGGAGCGACGCGATCAGTTGCTGCGCTCGGGGCGGATGTCGTAG
- a CDS encoding polyprenyl synthetase family protein: MDVVARIEKSLVAAVALADRPGCPPRLSAAMQAAVFPKGARVRPRLCHAVAAACGDDEPAATDAAGSAIELLHCASLVHDDLPCFDNAALRRGRPSVHAAFGEPLAVLAGDALIVLAFQTLAKSRCSPLRLAQLIATIGDAVGVPHGISAGQAWECEPQIDLSRYHRSKTGALFAAATVSGAAAAGHENPEAWRTLGETIGEAYQVADDIRDAASDEEEAGKPVGQDAAHGRPNAVLIYGLTGAVSYLHDLVADGIRTMPPCAHAHELRLLMEQEAKRLVPRRLAASAA, from the coding sequence ATGGACGTGGTGGCCCGGATCGAGAAATCCCTCGTCGCAGCGGTCGCTTTGGCCGACCGGCCCGGATGTCCGCCACGGCTGTCGGCGGCGATGCAGGCCGCAGTGTTCCCCAAGGGCGCGCGGGTCCGGCCCCGGCTCTGTCATGCCGTGGCCGCAGCCTGTGGCGACGACGAGCCCGCGGCGACCGACGCCGCCGGGTCGGCGATCGAGCTGTTGCACTGCGCCTCGCTGGTGCATGACGATCTGCCGTGCTTCGACAACGCGGCGCTGCGACGCGGGCGGCCCTCGGTGCATGCCGCGTTCGGCGAGCCGCTCGCGGTGCTCGCGGGCGACGCGCTGATCGTGCTCGCGTTCCAGACGCTGGCCAAGTCGCGCTGCTCGCCGCTGCGGCTGGCGCAGCTGATCGCGACCATCGGCGATGCCGTCGGCGTGCCGCATGGCATCTCGGCTGGGCAAGCCTGGGAATGCGAGCCGCAGATCGATCTGTCGCGCTATCACCGCTCCAAGACTGGCGCGCTGTTTGCGGCGGCCACCGTGTCGGGTGCCGCTGCGGCAGGGCATGAGAATCCGGAAGCGTGGCGCACGCTCGGCGAGACCATTGGCGAGGCCTATCAGGTCGCCGACGACATTCGCGATGCCGCCAGTGATGAAGAGGAGGCGGGCAAGCCCGTCGGCCAGGACGCCGCGCATGGGCGGCCCAACGCCGTGCTGATCTATGGGCTCACCGGCGCCGTCAGCTATCTGCACGACCTCGTCGCCGACGGTATCCGCACCATGCCGCCCTGCGCCCACGCGCACGAGCTGCGTTTGCTGATGGAGCAGGAAGCCAAGCGCCTCGTGCCGCGCCGCCTGGCGGCGTCGGCGGCGTGA
- a CDS encoding hydratase → MTERGRGAITREPASLRLGPSSLAWNGRELTIEISEVSVPWPLPLRGRVRVVPTVLTEIAFTLDAEGRHRWQPIAPCCRVSVDFDHPDLRWRGDGYFDTNHGDAPLERDFQSWQWSRAATRTGTVISYDTVARDGANTSLALHVDPAGRLESITPLTEAPLRKTLWRVDRSARADADAPVRVVNTLEDAPFYARSHLAARLHGEDVEVMHESLSLDRFQMPIVQAMLPFRMPRW, encoded by the coding sequence ATGACCGAGCGCGGACGCGGCGCGATCACGCGTGAGCCTGCGAGCCTCAGGCTCGGTCCGAGCAGCCTCGCCTGGAACGGCCGCGAACTCACTATCGAGATCAGCGAGGTCAGCGTGCCCTGGCCGCTGCCACTGCGCGGTCGCGTCCGCGTCGTGCCGACGGTGCTGACCGAGATCGCGTTCACGCTCGATGCCGAGGGACGCCATCGCTGGCAGCCGATCGCGCCATGCTGCCGCGTGTCGGTCGATTTCGATCATCCGGATCTGCGCTGGCGCGGCGACGGCTATTTCGACACCAACCATGGCGACGCGCCGCTGGAGCGCGACTTCCAGAGCTGGCAATGGTCGCGCGCGGCGACGCGCACCGGCACCGTGATCTCGTATGACACGGTCGCACGCGACGGCGCCAATACGTCGCTCGCGCTGCACGTCGACCCCGCGGGCCGTTTGGAATCGATCACGCCGCTCACGGAGGCGCCATTGCGCAAGACGCTGTGGCGCGTCGACCGCAGCGCCCGCGCCGACGCCGACGCACCGGTGCGCGTCGTGAACACACTGGAGGACGCCCCGTTTTACGCGCGCTCCCATCTCGCCGCCCGTCTGCACGGCGAGGATGTCGAGGTGATGCATGAGAGCCTGTCGCTCGACCGCTTCCAGATGCCGATCGTCCAGGCCATGCTGCCGTTCCGGATGCCGCGGTGGTGA
- a CDS encoding alpha/beta hydrolase: MQVASTTQSDHAADTRAVTMPPPLAAPSFELANPRTGRITCYGDGPATPAEQRPLLLIHSVNAAATAYEMKPLFEHYRQTRPVYALDLPGFGLSDRADRIYTPRIMTDAILLATNEIRRRHGDVAIDAIALSLGCEFAARAGTEAPNLFRTLALLSPTGFDRRAEAAAESAGTKDTTRAMPWLRNILNVPLWKHGFFTLLTSRASIRFFLQKTFGRKDIDEGLLEYDYITTHQPGAENAPYSFVSGYLFSTNALKLYQALAMPVWMVHGVRGDFVDYHGKHAVEALPNWQIEVMQTGAMPHFEQLDKVVASYDDFLTRAADR; the protein is encoded by the coding sequence ATGCAGGTCGCCTCGACTACACAGAGTGATCATGCGGCTGACACGCGCGCTGTGACGATGCCGCCGCCGCTTGCAGCGCCAAGCTTCGAACTCGCCAATCCGCGTACGGGCCGCATCACCTGCTATGGCGACGGCCCCGCCACCCCGGCGGAGCAGCGGCCGCTGCTCTTGATTCACAGCGTCAACGCCGCGGCGACGGCCTACGAGATGAAGCCGCTGTTCGAGCACTACCGCCAGACGCGTCCGGTCTATGCGCTCGACCTGCCGGGCTTCGGCCTGTCGGACCGCGCCGACCGCATCTATACGCCGCGCATCATGACCGATGCGATTCTGCTCGCCACGAACGAAATTCGCCGCCGTCATGGCGACGTCGCGATCGACGCCATCGCGTTGTCGCTCGGCTGCGAGTTCGCCGCGCGCGCCGGCACCGAGGCGCCGAACCTGTTTCGCACCTTGGCGCTGCTCAGCCCGACCGGCTTCGATCGCCGCGCCGAGGCCGCGGCCGAGTCGGCGGGCACCAAGGACACGACCCGCGCCATGCCGTGGCTCCGCAACATCCTCAACGTCCCGCTGTGGAAGCACGGCTTCTTCACCCTGCTGACCTCGCGCGCCAGCATTCGTTTTTTCCTGCAGAAGACCTTCGGCCGCAAGGACATCGACGAGGGCCTGCTGGAGTATGACTACATCACGACCCATCAGCCCGGCGCCGAGAACGCGCCGTATTCCTTCGTCTCCGGCTATCTGTTCAGCACCAATGCCCTGAAGCTCTACCAGGCACTGGCGATGCCGGTCTGGATGGTGCATGGCGTGCGCGGCGATTTCGTCGACTATCACGGCAAGCACGCCGTCGAGGCTCTGCCCAACTGGCAGATCGAGGTGATGCAGACCGGCGCGATGCCGCATTTCGAACAGCTTGATAAAGTCGTCGCCAGCTACGATGATTTCCTGACGCGCGCGGCCGATCGTTGA